The window TTGCTGATATATGATCTTAGAGACAACAAATTCCCCAATCTCGCCTTCTTCTGTTCCCAAGTGGTACTGGTGCAAAACCCAATTAGACTTCACAGGTTTTAATCCCTTTCTCGCGCTCTTGTAAAGCACCATGATCTTCTTGCATCCTTTCTGGACTCCATTGATTATCACCGGTTTGGTTTGACCAGTCTTGTGCCAGCGGACCGATTCATCCGTCAAATTAGTTGGTGTAacccttctcctctttctctgcCCATTTTGATATGCATGTGCCGTCttgttaaagaagaagacactAGTTCCATCCTTATTAACACCTACAAACATTTTGATGAGTGGTGATTGGTTACTCAAAGTTAACATCTAGAAACATCAAACCAACGGAAGATCGATGATCTTATTTATTACCTGGAAGGTTTTGAGGGTGAGTGTAGTTGATACCAACATCTTCAGTGACTGAACATATAAAGTCTTGGATAAGAAGATGTGGTTTTAAGCCATCAATCCCACACTTAGCTTCCAAATGCTCAATCACTTCCTCATCGGTTGGCTCAAATTTCACACCTTTAGGAAGGCCTGGCCAAGGAGCCAGTACCTGACAAagcaaaaataagaaaaaaaaaacatctcagTATTCAGATAAAACAACATGGCCATAATTAAGCTTTATTCAGTTACAGGTGTTGTAAATTGTTCTTTACATTGCTGTTGTCTACGCGGTAAGAGCAGTTAGGGCAGTTGATAGAAGCTCCACACTCTTTAATATGCAAAGCTGAAGACACAGGCGCATTCTTTATATTCCTTGCGATCCATGGACCATCCACAATCCAAGCCCTGCATGTGTAAAGGTTTTCATAGTTTTAGTGACAAGAGCAAAACCACATATAGAAGGTTCCAGAAAAGAGAAACATGTTTATGATATTAGATTCAAGCGTTTCTTGTCGAAAAcagagagagactgagagatTTCAAGTAGATTACTTCAAGTTTCTTCTCTAGATTCTTAGGCTATGAATAACAATAGTTATATAAATGTGTTTAATCTTGGCTTGCTatagattcttgttttttttgtatataaaaaagatgTAAATTGTTTAGATTTtgtgaattttaaagaaattaaagaaaaaattcttTTTCTGGGGGTAAATGTtgataatagtttttttatctattaaaaaaaactagataagaaaaaaaaaatgagaataaaaaCCATAGTACAGTTAAAAtgctaaaaatataaagttataatatttgatattaaaaagaaaaagtttaaaacgaGGAAAAAAGACAGGCAATTcccaaaagagaagaaaaagagctGAAACTTTGCATTCTTATTCAAGAGTCAAgaccataaacaaaacaaaccttcCAAAGTCGAGACTTTGGAACAAAGATGAGACCTTTGGGGTTTAGCAATCAATAAAAAACGACGGGTATATCAGAAACATATGGAAATATCGGAATGGGGCAAAGGGTTTTACTGAAATAAAATCAATCGAATCGAATCAGGAGTCTAACCAGATCTTAACGTATTGGTTTCTAAGCTTACCTCTCCATTAACTAAGCTACACAacaagacaaaagaaagaacacggccgaagaaagaagagagagagagagagagagagagagaaaacgtttctcCACTAGGCTAAGTAAAAAAGTAGACCGAAGTGAGCAGAGACACAAATAAGGACCCTAGAGAGAGAAGTATATACGTGTGCTCCATGAGCGGGAAATAGAAGTCCCGAACCTAAGCTTCGATGAAAGCTTCTCAAGAACACAACTAGCTAAGGTCAGACTCGGAGAATGTATCTTACTGTTGACTTAGCTTGACTAGAGTTTGGTTCGGTTACGAACGTGAGGATTTGTAAGGTTGTGTTTAACTCCGAAGCAATGGATAGCTTCGGAAGTCGAGCCCAATGGGAATTCGTAAATAATGTGGGTTTTTTAGTAGTAGGGCCATACTACCTTGATCACCAAGCCAgataataacataaattattttttttttcaaatcttttaGTTTCtaccctttttgttttgttgtttcactggtttgaaaaaaaaaaattgtagtagTTATTTCAGGAAGTGACCGTGACTGACTATTAATGACTTGCATTAATATAGCCAAAAGTATATTTCCATAGCCAAAAGTATATTTCCAGACGATTCCAACTTGTGGCCAGGTAAATTTATCTATCCGTATCCTACTATAGATTCATTTTAATCATTACATTGGAAAGTACAAACATAAAATTAGTCTTATAAAGTGTAAAAAGTTACATTATCATGCCATTagttttaaatgtaaatatttaatattttaataaggataaaaatttaatttcaatacaaaactaacaaaatattttaaataattattagttttcaaaaaaaaattctctaattaattatggacaaaaattattaattaatttttaaaaattgtaaaagtaagattttatatctaactattccaattattattttaataactatatttgaatttttttgaaagatattAAATTCTTCtataatctttcttttatttctttaatttttttcgtatatattgtgatttgaatttttaaaaacgaagacatattactcaatttatgatgaaaaatgtgtgttttaatgttcTACATTGACAgattagtaaaactaaattatgtggttaataaaataataatttttatttgctcataattagaatataataattaatactttaaaataattcacaaaataataatgcaaatacaacagtgaagagaaaaataatataaaatagtaatatacattaaacaaattaaaatactataatattctaaaataattaatatttaaaaagatatattaaatattgtctcaattaaaataattttttagaacaactataacaataacttttattattatattataatatttggtgaaaatgtttattaatgCTTTATCGCAAGGGATATCTTCTAGCTACAAATTGTTCTTAAGGAAAAATACTAACAAATTAGGAGAatgaattatgaaaataatatcaCACTTTTTAGGATCagccgatttttttttttttgtacaaattGTTTTTGTATCAATCAGTTCACTTTATTCatcataataaattaattctcCAGtgctatatattttaaaaacattgttggAATTATTTATAGGGTTATTTATATGTATaggtaaaaaaatttataatacgtgataatctttttttgttttttgtcgtaaaattttttgtaatatttagatgatataaaaatgagaaattgaCAATGAGGATGAATTGATTATGGCGTGTATTATTGTTATATACCTGTGTATGTAATGATCTATCAAAAATgtcgttgtagtatagtggtaagtattcccgcctgtcacgcgggtgacccgggttcgatccccggcaacggcgataatcttttttttcaccTAATCAATGTTTTACGTGGGCTTTGTTGGGAAATTAAGAATCTGCAAGCGTTCTTTTTCTATTATAGGCCCATACTGTTTTGAGGAAtccttgtttttctttcaatttttcaaagtCTGATAGGAAAATTACCCAAATCAAGAacaatttgaatattaaatcGGGacaaatgtcattaaaatcactaactttcaaattttggtcatTTTAATCACCAACTTTATGTAAGACATTATAAACATGAACTTCTGTTGATTTACTGTTTAAAACACCAGATTTTGTTGACCACGACGGAAAGAACATGTTGTTAAATTCCTAAACGTAGCAACTAGCTGGCGTTAAGAGGTCGTTAATCTTCTCCCGTTAGTGtcaaaacgacaccgttttaaatcaatcaaacaaaaggaTCCGGTATTTTGTCGTCGTCCCATATATCATCACCACTGTTAGAATCAGAACCAGCTTCCTCTGTTCTAACCATCTCAGGGAAATCATCTACAATGTTTAAGTTAGCTTCTTCAAGAGCAGCTTCTTCGACatcagcttcttcatctccaccaCCTActgcatcatcaacatcattgcAATCTTCATCTCCATAAACCGTGCAGTCATCGTCATTGTCATGCTCCATTGGAGGCTCCActtcgtcatcttcatcactttttttttcccgttTTCGACGCTGACGTGAAGCTCCACCTCTATCTCTCTTTCCTTTATCTCCAACAACAGATTCAGATACGCATACAACCGGTTCATCTCTGGCATTAGAAACTGCAACGTCTTGCTGTGGAGCTCGAACTCCATCATCAACTCGAGGAGCTTCCTCTAAAGGGTTtcaatcaaacacaattaaactTAGTGATTCATCTTCTGGTGGAGCTGCAACAAACGATATCACACCTTTATTTCTCACTTTCGGCATTTGGGACTGAGAAATCGATTGGGGAAAATCAAAAATTAGGGTTAGGAGAAATTTTTAATTGGAGATTTTTGTTCCCAATTTTGTTCTGTTTGATCAATttaaaacggtgtcgttttgaCACTAACGGGAAAGGATTAACGACCTCTTAACGCAGGCTAATTGCTCCGTTTAAGAAACGATATTCATCATGGTCAacaaaatttggtgttttaaacgGTAAGTCAACAGAAATTCATGTTTATAATGGCCTTACATAAAGTTGGTGATTAAAATGGCCACAATTTGAAATTTCGTGATTTTGGTGACATTTTCCCCATATTAAATGAGTCACAAATGAGAAGAAATGTGATTGAGTGAGTGGCGAGAGCAAAGGTTTCATCGGCTTATATAGTTTTAATCGCTTATTCAAAAATGCGGAAGAAGAGCTGTTGACTGTTACACACAAGTCGGTCAGAAGACAAAATGTTCATAAAGGAGACGATTCAATATTATAAGACTGATGTTTCCGGGTGAACCATACACAGAAGGCAACGTTACAAATTACTACATTTGCCTATCTTTCTGTGTGTCACAGCCAGAAACTCAGAAAAAGCAATAGCTCCAAAcgaatcatatcatatatcaGATTGGTTTGGGCACCATCGCTTTATCCATGACAACAATTACAATATAAGACAGTAAGACTAATGAAGTTTCCCAAGTATGCTTTCAtgcatattatatatgtaattatgatATCAGTGATCCCCATAAAGAACCTTGCGTGGATCGAGCTGACCGCTGCAGTAGCTTGAGGAGACGATAGAGAGTTCTTGTCTCCCTTTCCACTCTTCATGTGGCTTCAACACAATTGGGGTTTCCATAGCACCAGAATCTACACACAGCATCGTTGTGTAATCCTCATCTCCCATATCTACAATACTCTTGGCCTTCTTATCCCAAGGGTTCCACACTACTGCTCAtacccaaaaaagaaacaaacttcaCATTTTTGTTCGCTTATTGATTGATTCAAGGGCAGAAACAAATTCTTACGCACCTGCATTTGGCATGCCTTCCTTTCGCAACTCGAtagttctctttctctcatgaTCTATGATGGCAATCTTTGTCGGTGTGTTCAAATACACTCTATCAACCTACAGGGTTTACTGATGATACATTAAGTTCTGTTCGTAGAGAGAAGTTTAAGCCGAAAAAGGCACTCGTGTGCGTCAGATTACCTCGCCGTCAAAGGTAATTGCATCTGCCTGCTCCGTGAATCTTTCTCTACGCATCAATTTGTCCAGATAATCAAGTGTCTCCAGACCCTCAATCCGAACTTCACTGCAAATTGTATGCCATGTGATGTTTACATAGCAAAAAGGTGTTTTCAAGAAATTCTGTAAAGCAGCTTCCCAACAATAGATTTGTAAACTCGAGACAAGTACAATAGctttgatcatgatgatgactGAAATGAcaacacaaagaaacagaggaatggGGACAGAAGTGCCGAAACAACCACACGACATACATACCTTATGTCGGATACATATAAGTAGTTGCGAAGTGCAAACGTAAAGGAGAATGATTTTGGGTCAGTGTTCCTCACACGCGGGATGATAGTAAGTTTTCCAGGACTGATAGATATGCGAACACGAAGTTCAAAGCTGAAACAAAGTAgtcagagaaaaaaatgagtCAAGAGATGATGACATTGGAAATGAAGGAAGAGAGATATCAACTGTACAAACCTATGAGGCCATATCTTCAAATCATCTTCAGTAGACTTCAATACTAAATCAACAGTTGATTGCTGGTTAGCAGGAGGCAGAGGTGACGGATCATTATCAAAAGACCAGAATCTGTTACGTGCAAATCCATGTCGCTCAAGTGGACCAAGATTTCCAAACttcaaaaaagacaaaacatggTTGAAGATGGCGGCACAATAAGAATAAGCAACACATATTAACCAGTGTAACTTAAAATGATCTGAGAGATTTCTAACCTGTGGAAAACAGAGAGGTAAACCTCCCCTGATGGCCTTGGGTGGTCTCCATTGCGCCTATATGAACACAAAACATTGTTAATGGAAGTTGAAACTTCTTAAACTGGGGCAGCATTTCCGTACTCAAAACTCATGTTTCTACTCTAAAAGCACAATTTACAAATGATCTGATACATGTTGGAAAAATGGAGCAGGctaagaagaaaaatggagtCATCATCAATCACTTTATTCATACCTTGGTGCTCATATAAAGCAACTGCTCCCTCCTTTCATTTCTCCAAGAAACAACTTGTCCTCCATAGAGAAGCACCTGAAACCATTTTCCAGCCCCAAACCAACCTCTTAGAAAGTTTACAACAAACCCAAGTAAAATTAGCAgattcgtttgttttttttactgagAGTCCATCAAGCTAAACCCATTTCTACTCTAATAAGTGAAAAAACATCAACATGTAAGCTCAAATTACTAATCACTTAGAGATTTATCTCATCATATA is drawn from Camelina sativa cultivar DH55 chromosome 8, Cs, whole genome shotgun sequence and contains these coding sequences:
- the LOC104709130 gene encoding NAC domain-containing protein 8-like — encoded protein: MERAWIVDGPWIARNIKNAPVSSALHIKECGASINCPNCSYRVDNSNVLAPWPGLPKGVKFEPTDEEVIEHLEAKCGIDGLKPHLLIQDFICSVTEDVGINYTHPQNLPGVNKDGTSVFFFNKTAHAYQNGQRKRRRVTPTNLTDESVRWHKTGQTKPVIINGVQKGCKKIMVLYKSARKGLKPVKSNWVLHQYHLGTEEGEIGEFVVSKIIYQQQKQTEKIIEEIEGNGVRGCPSTPKTTTPTQASPVISVDEDEITYESFAEGLENIQEASFGSTSDKRAQVSGNNVSVIEDNLVYKKIEVSSSLVEKNPNYHGNVDTGSGNFSVSELENAEFGTLPDLLSLASEDSLLNWLERF
- the LOC104705723 gene encoding putative glucose-6-phosphate 1-epimerase, with translation MNAVNDRDGSSRILLTDPAGSTAEVLLYGGQVVSWRNERREQLLYMSTKAQWRPPKAIRGGLPLCFPQFGNLGPLERHGFARNRFWSFDNDPSPLPPANQQSTVDLVLKSTEDDLKIWPHSFELRVRISISPGKLTIIPRVRNTDPKSFSFTFALRNYLYVSDISEVRIEGLETLDYLDKLMRRERFTEQADAITFDGEVDRVYLNTPTKIAIIDHERKRTIELRKEGMPNAVVWNPWDKKAKSIVDMGDEDYTTMLCVDSGAMETPIVLKPHEEWKGRQELSIVSSSYCSGQLDPRKVLYGDH